In Populus trichocarpa isolate Nisqually-1 chromosome 12, P.trichocarpa_v4.1, whole genome shotgun sequence, a genomic segment contains:
- the LOC7496406 gene encoding RNA-binding KH domain-containing protein RCF3 isoform X2: protein MDRSRSKRNYYYDHQDYDNDNLNNNNMTRTTKPRYNNNNNNNYYRHRGQGGNNMFNNNNNRFSRTQQQQQPQQQQQQQDQSSSLMVTTSYRILCHDMKAGGVIGKSGSIIKSIRQHTGAWINVHELIPGDEERIIEISDTRRRDPEGRMPSFSPAQEALFLIHDRILENDLQYGVVSSGVGGLEEDEYVGRGGNRVATRLVVSRMHVGCLLGKGGKIIEQMRMETKTQIRILPRDHTLPRCVSMSEEIVQGFGNA, encoded by the coding sequence ATGGACAGATCTAGATCCAAGAGAAACTACTACTATGACCATCAAGATTATGACAATGACAacctcaacaacaacaacatgacTAGGACGACCAAACCCAgatacaacaataacaacaacaacaattattaCCGTCACCGTGGACAAGGAGGCAACAACAtgttcaacaacaacaacaacaggttTTCAAGAAcccaacagcagcagcaaccacagcaacagcagcagcaacaagacCAATCATCGTCATTAATGGTGACAACAAGTTACAGAATTTTATGTCATGATATGAAAGCAGGAGGAGTAATTGGGAAGTCGGGGAGTATAATAAAGTCAATTAGGCAACACACAGGGGCGTGGATTAATGTTCATGAGTTGATTCCTGGTGACGAGGAGAGAATTATTGAGATTTCGGATACGCGTAGGAGAGACCCAGAAGGGAGAATGCCTTCCTTTTCGCCAGCGCAAGAGGCGCTCTTCTTGATACATGATAGGATTCTTGAGAATGATTTGCAGTATGGGGTGGTGAGTAGTGGTGTTGGTGGGTTGGAAGAGGATGAGTATGTGGGGAGAGGAGGAAATAGAGTGGCTACCAGGTTGGTTGTTTCTAGAATGCACGTGGGTTGTTTGTTAGGAAAAGGGGGGAAGATTATTGAGCAAATGAGGATGGAAACAAAGACCCAGATTAGGATTTTGCCTAGAGATCATACTTTGCCAAGATGTGTTTCCATGTCTGAGGAGATTGTTCAG
- the LOC7496406 gene encoding RNA-binding KH domain-containing protein RCF3 isoform X3 translates to MDRSRSKRNYYYDHQDYDNDNLNNNNMTRTTKPRYNNNNNNNYYRHRGQGGNNMFNNNNNRFSRTQQQQQPQQQQQQQDQSSSLMVTTSYRILCHDMKAGGVIGKSGSIIKSIRQHTGAWINVHELIPGDEERIIEISDTRRRDPEGRMPSFSPAQEALFLIHDRILENDLQYGVVSSGVGGLEEDEYVGRGGNRVATRLVVSRMHVGCLLGKGGKIIEQMRMETKTQIRILPRDHTLPRCVSMSEEIVQVLI, encoded by the coding sequence ATGGACAGATCTAGATCCAAGAGAAACTACTACTATGACCATCAAGATTATGACAATGACAacctcaacaacaacaacatgacTAGGACGACCAAACCCAgatacaacaataacaacaacaacaattattaCCGTCACCGTGGACAAGGAGGCAACAACAtgttcaacaacaacaacaacaggttTTCAAGAAcccaacagcagcagcaaccacagcaacagcagcagcaacaagacCAATCATCGTCATTAATGGTGACAACAAGTTACAGAATTTTATGTCATGATATGAAAGCAGGAGGAGTAATTGGGAAGTCGGGGAGTATAATAAAGTCAATTAGGCAACACACAGGGGCGTGGATTAATGTTCATGAGTTGATTCCTGGTGACGAGGAGAGAATTATTGAGATTTCGGATACGCGTAGGAGAGACCCAGAAGGGAGAATGCCTTCCTTTTCGCCAGCGCAAGAGGCGCTCTTCTTGATACATGATAGGATTCTTGAGAATGATTTGCAGTATGGGGTGGTGAGTAGTGGTGTTGGTGGGTTGGAAGAGGATGAGTATGTGGGGAGAGGAGGAAATAGAGTGGCTACCAGGTTGGTTGTTTCTAGAATGCACGTGGGTTGTTTGTTAGGAAAAGGGGGGAAGATTATTGAGCAAATGAGGATGGAAACAAAGACCCAGATTAGGATTTTGCCTAGAGATCATACTTTGCCAAGATGTGTTTCCATGTCTGAGGAGATTGTTCAG